In Blattabacterium cuenoti, a single window of DNA contains:
- a CDS encoding glycerol-3-phosphate dehydrogenase/oxidase → MMKDVFLDRNRLLNVLKNIKIWDIIIIGGGATGLGIALDSASRGYKTLLLEQSDFSKGTSSRSTKLIHGGIRYLAQGNIKLVYEALKERGYLLKNAPHLIKKQRFVIPIFNWKMGCVYWIGLKTYEWLSGTLSFGKSKFLSKTETLNLFPEIKEDNLKGGILYYDGQFDDSMFAINLANTCVKKGGITLNYFKVKNLIKNGNKISGVIANDLENQQEYCIYSKIVINATGVFSESITRMDNFSLPFVIKPSQGTHIVIDKSFFSSSDAIVIPKTSDGRILFSIPWYDHVLIGTTDTFLDNILLEPKPLEQEINFILQTFEKYFINVPKKHNILSVFSGLRPLAVSNKLSNFITTKNISRSHKIIISPSGLITIIGGKWTTYRKMAEDVVNKAIKIGNLKYIPSSTKTIKIHKSVSSYKIAPYTNGYIIQKLIKENPVWGEPLINKFPYYFIKAEVIWMVRYEMARTIEDVLARRYRLLFLNAKKAIELAPIIASLMAKELSKDKQWEQLQVTNFKKLAMQYYYP, encoded by the coding sequence ATGATGAAAGATGTTTTTTTAGATAGAAATAGATTATTAAATGTTTTAAAGAATATAAAAATTTGGGATATTATTATTATTGGTGGTGGTGCGACTGGATTAGGTATTGCTTTAGATTCAGCGTCTAGAGGATATAAAACACTTCTTTTAGAACAATCTGATTTTTCTAAAGGAACTTCTAGTAGAAGTACAAAATTAATACATGGAGGAATACGATATTTAGCTCAGGGAAATATAAAGTTAGTTTATGAAGCATTAAAAGAAAGAGGATATCTATTAAAAAATGCACCTCATTTAATTAAAAAACAAAGATTTGTTATTCCTATTTTTAATTGGAAAATGGGATGTGTTTATTGGATAGGGTTAAAAACATATGAATGGTTATCTGGAACATTAAGTTTTGGCAAATCAAAATTTTTATCCAAAACAGAAACATTAAATCTATTTCCTGAAATTAAGGAAGATAATTTGAAAGGAGGTATTTTATATTATGATGGCCAATTTGATGATTCTATGTTTGCTATTAATTTAGCAAATACATGTGTTAAAAAAGGGGGAATTACTCTAAATTATTTTAAAGTTAAGAACTTAATTAAAAATGGAAATAAAATATCTGGAGTAATAGCTAATGATTTGGAAAATCAACAAGAATACTGTATATACTCAAAAATAGTTATAAATGCAACAGGAGTATTTTCAGAATCTATTACTAGAATGGATAATTTTTCTTTACCTTTTGTGATAAAACCTAGTCAAGGTACACATATTGTAATAGATAAATCATTTTTTAGTAGTTCAGATGCCATTGTTATACCAAAAACATCTGATGGAAGAATCCTTTTTAGTATTCCATGGTATGATCATGTTTTAATAGGAACAACAGATACTTTTTTGGATAATATTCTTTTAGAACCAAAACCTTTAGAACAGGAAATTAACTTTATTTTACAAACTTTTGAAAAATATTTTATTAATGTTCCTAAAAAACATAATATATTAAGTGTATTTTCTGGTTTACGTCCTCTTGCAGTTTCTAATAAATTATCTAATTTTATTACTACTAAAAATATTTCTAGGTCTCATAAAATTATAATTAGTCCTTCTGGATTAATCACAATTATAGGTGGAAAATGGACAACTTATAGAAAAATGGCTGAAGATGTTGTAAATAAAGCAATTAAAATAGGAAATTTGAAATATATTCCTTCTTCAACTAAAACAATTAAAATACATAAATCTGTTTCTTCATATAAAATCGCTCCATATACAAATGGATATATAATACAAAAATTAATTAAAGAAAATCCTGTATGGGGGGAACCATTGATTAATAAATTTCCTTATTATTTCATTAAAGCAGAAGTAATATGGATGGTCCGATATGAAATGGCTAGAACTATTGAAGATGTTTTAGCCAGAAGATACCGGTTGTTATTTCTAAACGCTAAAAAAGCAATAGAATTAGCTCCAATAATTGCATCATTAATGGCTAAAGAACTTTCAAAAGATAAACAATGGGAACAATTACAAGTAACTAATTTTAAAAAATTAGCAATGCAATATTATTATCCATAA
- a CDS encoding TPM domain-containing protein yields MNKYFIKIIVLLFIFFNMIIVNGVQIFKIPNPPDTIYPINDYEGILNIDQINQLNNKLLKYYKQYSTEILIAIINNSYGEDLNLLAAKWGNKWKIGKKNNGIIILLSIKENKISIQNGYRIEPYITDFLTRKILDKIRPFLVKKLYFKSLNIIIDDINQILKNKQYKYNNKLTNKHHQHHYYTNTWYRYIFLSILLLLFFCRKSQQFTNMFCNPLLLELFLEPFFFKKQIKSKYEKEDNFDGFGEGEEGGGNFGGGGSEINW; encoded by the coding sequence ATGAATAAATACTTTATAAAAATTATTGTTTTATTATTTATATTTTTTAATATGATTATTGTTAATGGCGTACAAATATTTAAAATTCCTAATCCTCCAGATACAATATATCCTATTAATGATTATGAAGGAATTTTAAATATCGATCAAATCAATCAATTAAATAATAAACTTCTTAAATATTATAAACAATATTCTACTGAAATATTAATTGCTATAATAAATAATTCTTATGGTGAAGATTTAAATTTACTAGCTGCTAAATGGGGAAATAAATGGAAAATAGGAAAAAAAAATAATGGAATAATAATTCTTTTATCTATTAAAGAAAATAAAATATCAATACAAAATGGATATAGAATAGAACCATATATTACTGATTTCTTAACAAGAAAAATATTAGACAAAATTCGACCTTTTTTAGTAAAAAAATTATATTTTAAATCTCTAAATATAATTATTGATGATATTAATCAAATTTTAAAAAATAAACAATACAAATACAATAATAAATTGACTAATAAACATCATCAACACCATTATTATACTAACACATGGTATAGATATATATTTCTAAGTATATTATTATTATTATTTTTTTGTAGAAAATCACAACAATTTACGAATATGTTTTGTAATCCTTTGTTATTAGAATTATTTTTAGAACCTTTTTTTTTCAAAAAACAAATAAAATCAAAATATGAAAAAGAAGATAATTTTGATGGATTTGGAGAAGGAGAAGAAGGAGGAGGAAATTTTGGTGGAGGTGGATCAGAAATAAATTGGTAA
- the ndk gene encoding nucleoside-diphosphate kinase has protein sequence MNNITFSVIKPDAVQNGYTISILFKIERSGFQIIAMKMMQISQQIAKKFYQEHKNYCYFESLITFMSSGPIVPIILKKENAVKDFRILMGNKNPLYAENGTIRKLYAQSLERNAIHGSDKNENVYKEYPFYFSDQEIFFK, from the coding sequence ATGAATAATATAACATTTTCCGTAATTAAACCAGATGCAGTTCAAAATGGATATACAATTTCTATTTTATTTAAAATTGAAAGATCTGGATTTCAAATAATAGCAATGAAAATGATGCAAATTTCTCAACAAATAGCAAAAAAATTTTATCAAGAACATAAAAATTATTGTTATTTTGAGTCGTTAATTACATTCATGTCTTCTGGGCCAATAGTTCCTATAATATTAAAAAAAGAAAACGCAGTAAAAGATTTTAGAATTTTAATGGGAAATAAAAATCCACTTTATGCAGAAAATGGAACTATACGTAAATTATATGCACAATCATTAGAAAGAAATGCTATTCATGGATCAGATAAAAATGAAAATGTTTATAAAGAATATCCATTTTATTTTTCTGATCAAGAAATTTTTTTCAAGTAA
- a CDS encoding alpha-ketoacid dehydrogenase subunit alpha/beta: protein MIMNKKIIKYYFSNSSFELFQQVILNDYKIARISRETSILGRKEVLNGKAKFGIFGDGKEIPQLVMAKSFENGDFRSGYYRDQTFMIAIGALTIHNFFSQLYANSDLKFEPISSGRMMSSHFGTRLLKEDGIWHNLMNRKNSSADVSSIASQMPRLLGLAQASKIYKDLKILHTTHKKFSNGGNEVAFGTIGNAGISEGLFWETINSASVLQIPIILSIWDDEYGISVPNKYQFSKKYLSDLLYGFKRNKQGKGLEIFRVSGYNYMDLIKTYSNANKIARHEHVPVIIHVTDLTQPQGHSTSSSHERYKSKERLQWEIKNDGIKKFRDWILNLQFETESGQFKNISDVQTLDKIDLESKRYVKQEQEKAWMQFKYPIEKFRDEAIEQLYKLKFEYPFNITSPIKMNIKKMEKLDMNHNVYTKKSIFQIIRNSIYCLPDKQSHQKKCFLNWYKKTINQEQHNYSSNLYSISKKSSSKIKEVLPIYNNTINTKDNNLVVEEVDGRILLRDNFDKLLEMYPELLIFGEDVGKIGDVNQGLEGLQKKYGKTRIFDTGIREATILGQGIGLAMRGLRPIVEIQYLDYILYALQIMSDDLASLQYRTKGGQKSPVIIRTRGHRLEGIWHSGSPMGGIINYLRGILILVPRNMLKAAGFYNLLITSDDPALVIECLNGYRLKEKLPINLGEFKTPIGIVDKTRIGSDITIVTYGSTWRIVQEASDELYKMNIHTEVIDVQSLLPFDIRQDIIKSLKKTNRLLIVDEDVPGGASAYILQKIIEEQKGYYYLDSPPMTLTAKEHRPPYGSDGDYFSKPSVDDIVEKVFQIIHE from the coding sequence ATGATAATGAATAAAAAAATTATTAAATATTATTTTTCAAATAGTTCTTTTGAACTATTTCAACAAGTTATTTTAAATGATTATAAAATAGCTAGAATTAGTAGAGAAACAAGTATTTTAGGACGAAAAGAAGTTCTAAATGGAAAAGCTAAATTTGGAATTTTTGGAGATGGAAAAGAGATTCCTCAATTAGTGATGGCAAAAAGTTTTGAAAATGGAGATTTTCGTTCTGGATATTATAGAGATCAAACCTTTATGATAGCTATTGGTGCTTTAACTATACATAATTTTTTCTCTCAGTTATATGCTAATTCTGATTTGAAATTTGAACCAATTTCTTCCGGAAGAATGATGTCATCACATTTTGGAACAAGATTATTAAAAGAGGATGGAATATGGCATAATTTAATGAATAGAAAAAATTCTAGTGCTGATGTTTCTTCAATTGCATCTCAAATGCCTAGATTATTAGGATTAGCACAAGCTTCTAAAATTTATAAAGATTTAAAAATTTTACACACAACACATAAAAAATTTTCTAATGGAGGAAATGAGGTAGCATTTGGAACAATTGGTAATGCTGGAATTTCTGAAGGATTATTTTGGGAAACAATTAATTCGGCATCTGTACTTCAAATTCCAATTATACTTTCTATATGGGATGATGAATATGGAATATCCGTTCCTAACAAATATCAATTTTCAAAAAAATATCTAAGTGATCTTTTATATGGATTTAAAAGAAATAAACAAGGAAAAGGATTAGAAATATTTCGTGTTAGTGGATATAATTATATGGATTTGATAAAAACATATAGTAATGCTAATAAAATAGCTCGTCATGAACATGTTCCAGTAATTATTCATGTTACTGATTTGACTCAGCCGCAAGGACATTCAACATCTTCTTCACATGAACGATATAAATCTAAAGAACGTTTACAATGGGAAATAAAAAATGATGGAATAAAAAAATTTCGTGATTGGATTTTAAATCTTCAATTTGAAACAGAATCAGGTCAATTTAAAAATATATCTGATGTTCAGACTTTAGATAAAATTGATTTAGAATCCAAAAGATATGTTAAACAAGAACAAGAAAAAGCTTGGATGCAATTTAAATATCCAATAGAAAAATTTAGGGATGAAGCCATTGAACAGTTATATAAATTAAAATTTGAATATCCTTTTAATATAACATCACCAATTAAAATGAATATCAAAAAAATGGAAAAATTAGATATGAATCATAATGTATATACAAAAAAATCTATATTTCAAATAATACGTAATTCTATATATTGTTTGCCGGATAAACAATCTCATCAAAAAAAATGTTTTTTAAATTGGTATAAAAAAACAATAAACCAAGAACAACATAATTATTCATCTAATTTATATAGTATTTCTAAAAAGTCTTCTTCTAAGATCAAAGAAGTTTTGCCTATTTACAATAATACGATTAATACAAAAGATAATAATCTGGTAGTAGAGGAGGTAGATGGAAGAATTTTGCTTAGAGATAATTTTGATAAATTATTAGAAATGTATCCAGAATTATTAATTTTTGGAGAAGATGTTGGAAAAATAGGGGATGTTAATCAAGGATTAGAAGGATTGCAAAAAAAATATGGAAAAACTCGTATTTTTGATACTGGAATACGTGAAGCTACTATTTTAGGCCAAGGTATTGGTTTAGCAATGAGAGGCCTTCGTCCTATAGTCGAAATACAATATTTAGATTATATCTTATATGCATTACAGATTATGAGTGATGATCTTGCTAGTTTGCAATATAGAACAAAAGGTGGACAAAAATCTCCAGTTATTATTCGTACTAGAGGACATCGATTAGAAGGTATTTGGCATTCTGGATCTCCTATGGGTGGAATTATTAATTATTTAAGAGGTATTTTGATTTTGGTTCCAAGAAATATGTTAAAAGCAGCTGGATTTTATAATTTATTGATCACTAGTGATGATCCAGCTTTAGTAATTGAATGCTTAAATGGTTATAGATTAAAAGAAAAATTACCAATTAATTTAGGTGAATTTAAAACTCCTATAGGAATTGTGGATAAAACAAGAATTGGATCAGACATTACTATTGTTACTTATGGATCTACCTGGAGAATTGTTCAAGAAGCATCAGATGAGTTATATAAAATGAATATACATACAGAAGTTATTGATGTTCAATCATTGTTACCTTTTGATATTAGACAAGATATAATAAAAAGTTTAAAAAAAACTAATAGATTGTTGATTGTAGATGAAGATGTGCCAGGTGGAGCATCTGCTTATATTTTACAAAAAATAATAGAAGAACAAAAAGGATATTATTATTTAGATAGTCCTCCTATGACTTTAACAGCAAAAGAACATAGACCACCTTATGGATCAGATGGAGATTATTTTTCCAAACCATCTGTTGATGATATTGTAGAAAAAGTATTTCAAATTATTCATGAATAA
- the ffh gene encoding signal recognition particle protein has translation MFEYLQKKLDKALHILKGNSKLTEVNIAETLKDIRIALIDADVHHKIAKEFVNKVKEKSIGHKVLSSLHPSQLIIKLIYDELVVLMGNKNREISFSKTKNKPTVILTCGLQGCGKTSFSAKLAFYLKNKKYKNPLLVAADTHRAAAVDQLEILAKKINIPIFKEKNNSVDIVKNSIIYSINHQFDVIIIDTAGRLAVDKIMMDEIKQIHQCSNPDETLFIVDSMTGQDAINTTKSFYKVLNFDGIVITKLDGDSKGGVAITISSIVGKPIKFISNGEKPNDLELFYPERIANRILGMGDIVSLVEKVQEQFDEEKTKKIYKKISSNRFDFEDLFNQIQKIKKIGNIKNIISMLPGMEMFLKNQKSKQNSFKEIESMILSMTIYERRNPKILNDISRKKRIAMGSGINIVDLDKFIKQFEKINKIMKNINANSSHQQIIKNFLSKMME, from the coding sequence ATGTTTGAATATTTACAAAAAAAATTAGATAAAGCGTTACATATTTTAAAGGGAAATAGTAAACTTACGGAAGTTAATATTGCAGAAACATTGAAAGACATACGTATAGCTCTTATAGATGCAGATGTACATCATAAAATAGCTAAAGAATTCGTTAATAAAGTCAAAGAAAAATCTATTGGTCACAAAGTATTATCATCTTTACATCCAAGTCAACTTATAATAAAACTTATTTATGATGAATTAGTTGTGCTTATGGGGAATAAAAATAGAGAAATTTCTTTTTCAAAAACAAAAAACAAACCAACTGTAATTTTAACTTGTGGATTACAAGGATGTGGTAAAACTTCATTTTCTGCAAAATTAGCTTTTTATTTAAAGAATAAAAAATATAAAAATCCATTATTAGTAGCTGCAGATACTCATCGGGCAGCAGCAGTTGATCAATTAGAAATATTAGCAAAAAAAATTAATATTCCAATTTTTAAGGAAAAAAATAATTCAGTAGATATTGTTAAAAACTCAATTATTTATTCTATTAATCATCAATTTGATGTGATTATTATTGATACAGCAGGTAGATTAGCTGTTGATAAAATTATGATGGATGAAATTAAACAAATTCATCAATGTTCTAATCCAGATGAAACCTTGTTTATTGTAGATTCGATGACTGGACAAGATGCAATAAATACGACAAAATCTTTTTATAAAGTTTTAAATTTTGATGGTATTGTAATAACAAAATTAGATGGAGATAGTAAAGGTGGTGTAGCTATTACAATATCTAGTATTGTTGGTAAACCGATTAAATTTATTAGTAATGGAGAAAAGCCAAATGATCTAGAACTGTTTTATCCAGAAAGAATAGCAAATAGAATTTTAGGAATGGGGGATATAGTTTCTTTAGTGGAAAAAGTTCAAGAACAATTTGATGAGGAAAAAACAAAAAAAATTTATAAAAAAATTTCTAGTAATCGTTTTGATTTTGAAGATTTATTTAATCAAATACAAAAAATAAAAAAAATAGGAAACATTAAAAATATTATATCAATGTTACCTGGAATGGAAATGTTTTTGAAAAATCAAAAATCAAAACAAAATTCATTTAAAGAAATAGAATCTATGATATTATCTATGACTATTTATGAAAGACGGAATCCAAAAATATTAAATGATATAAGTAGAAAAAAAAGAATAGCTATGGGATCTGGAATAAATATAGTTGACTTAGATAAGTTTATAAAACAATTCGAAAAAATCAATAAAATTATGAAAAATATTAATGCTAATTCTAGTCATCAACAAATAATAAAAAATTTTTTATCAAAAATGATGGAATGA
- a CDS encoding branched-chain amino acid aminotransferase: protein MKIKRISKTRINNINQDNMSFGNYYSDHMFYAECKNGRWINSVIKPFDNIILSPISLVFHYGQAVFEGMKAFKDKDENVFLFRPKANFQRMNRSAQRLEMPMIPEYIFINGLERLIDIDRKWIPKNYGQSLYIRPVFIAVDGILSAKPAKNYIFMIISTPVGSYYQHPLKIKIEEQYSRSASGGVGFAKAAGNYASSFYPTRLAKEEGFDQLLWTDSSTHTKIEESGTMNVCFLIKNKLITPKFNDNILKGITCTSIIDLAKKEGVEVQERDLSISEVIYGLKKGIVQEAFGCGTAVVINYFQMIGYKNQKFCLPKIPDNNRLSICLKKKLLDIQHNLSDDPFDWRFKLKQF from the coding sequence ATGAAAATAAAAAGGATTTCTAAAACTAGAATCAATAATATAAATCAAGATAATATGTCTTTTGGAAATTATTATTCAGATCACATGTTTTATGCTGAATGTAAAAATGGAAGATGGATAAATTCTGTTATTAAACCATTTGATAATATAATATTATCTCCAATATCTCTAGTATTTCATTATGGTCAAGCAGTTTTTGAAGGAATGAAAGCTTTTAAAGATAAAGATGAAAATGTATTTTTATTTCGTCCAAAAGCAAATTTTCAAAGAATGAATAGATCTGCTCAACGTTTAGAAATGCCAATGATTCCAGAATATATTTTCATCAATGGATTAGAAAGATTAATAGATATAGATAGAAAATGGATACCAAAAAATTATGGTCAATCTTTATATATACGACCTGTTTTTATTGCCGTAGATGGTATTTTATCTGCAAAACCTGCTAAGAATTATATATTTATGATTATTTCCACTCCTGTAGGATCTTATTATCAACATCCTTTAAAAATAAAAATAGAAGAACAATATAGTCGTTCTGCATCAGGAGGTGTTGGATTTGCGAAAGCAGCAGGTAATTATGCATCATCTTTTTATCCAACTAGGTTAGCAAAAGAAGAAGGATTTGATCAACTTTTATGGACGGATTCATCTACTCATACAAAAATAGAGGAATCTGGCACTATGAATGTATGTTTTTTAATAAAAAATAAACTTATAACTCCAAAATTTAATGATAATATATTAAAAGGAATTACTTGTACTAGTATTATTGATTTAGCGAAAAAAGAAGGAGTAGAAGTTCAAGAAAGGGATTTAAGTATATCAGAAGTAATATATGGATTAAAAAAAGGAATTGTACAAGAAGCTTTTGGATGTGGGACTGCGGTTGTAATCAACTATTTTCAAATGATTGGCTATAAAAACCAAAAATTTTGTTTACCAAAAATTCCAGATAACAATAGATTATCTATATGTTTAAAGAAAAAATTATTGGATATACAGCATAATTTATCTGATGATCCATTTGACTGGAGATTTAAATTAAAACAATTCTAA
- a CDS encoding LemA family protein — translation MKKFFITFIFSIVIFIVIISIWSTITYNNLVKLNENIRTQWSQVETVYQRRLDLIPNLVNIVKGSGEFEKETLLKIVESRSRAISSNINTKDLNQYQINKYQQEQEQINKSINKLLIIIEQYPNLKSTRNFYELQNQLEGTENRINVERNQFNEEVNQFNSYRNSFPKNFVANLFYQFKEKGYFKSQMGSETTPIINFYN, via the coding sequence ATGAAAAAATTTTTTATAACATTCATTTTTTCTATAGTAATTTTTATAGTAATAATAAGCATATGGAGTACAATAACATATAATAATCTTGTTAAATTAAATGAAAATATTAGAACACAATGGAGTCAAGTTGAAACAGTTTATCAAAGAAGATTAGATCTTATTCCTAATTTAGTAAATATAGTCAAAGGGTCTGGAGAATTTGAAAAAGAAACTCTTTTAAAAATTGTTGAATCTAGATCCAGAGCTATTTCATCAAATATTAATACAAAAGATTTAAATCAATATCAAATCAATAAATATCAACAAGAACAAGAACAAATAAATAAAAGTATCAATAAATTATTAATAATAATAGAACAATATCCCAATTTAAAATCAACAAGAAATTTTTACGAATTACAAAATCAATTAGAAGGAACCGAAAACAGGATAAATGTAGAAAGAAATCAATTTAATGAAGAAGTAAATCAATTTAATTCTTATAGAAATTCATTTCCAAAAAATTTTGTTGCAAATTTATTTTATCAATTTAAAGAAAAAGGATATTTCAAATCTCAAATGGGATCAGAAACAACACCTATTATAAATTTTTATAATTAA
- the argS gene encoding arginine--tRNA ligase, whose amino-acid sequence MNDDFKSVEELTKQGICVLYGSTKYCNKLYFQYSLKKSFGDISIILYPLSKLLKYSVETIGNNIGNYVKTKLKGKVNFSVLQGFLNFFLGDDYYFLLLKQMLNDKFYNFQISSKTIMVEYSSPNTNKPLHIGHIRNSLIGESISKILKKVGYNVKKVQIINDRGIHISKSMAAWIKFGNNQTPTTMKIKGDHFVGKYYRLFETINCVNGIKYLNDDNNKPTKKYSYSYMMNLARSLLKKWEDGDDKIMKIWKMMNGWVYYGFQETYKKLGINFDHIEYESKIYNFGKKIVKEGVKNGVFIKKQDGSIWIDLTKDGFDKKLLLRADQTSVYITQDIGTAINRFKIYNLDKLIYIVGKEQEYHFQILFKILNKLGYTWVNKLIHLSYEMVVLPEGKMKSRIGNVIEADKFISEMISFSKNSCLKRINSKKMNKQEKIKYFEVLGLGAIKYYFLQIDPKKKIIFNPEQSIDFKGKTALYIQYTYSRIRSIEKKFFDYCFLTKNENLLNVKLDIYEKNMIKLMYQYPVRLIKSAKELNPSILANYVYNVAKLFNNFYQTKKILNPSNIPYSNMCINIIYVAGNILKYIMNLLGIEVIDYII is encoded by the coding sequence ATGAATGATGATTTTAAATCTGTAGAAGAATTAACTAAGCAAGGAATATGTGTTTTATATGGTAGTACAAAATATTGTAATAAATTATATTTTCAATATTCATTAAAAAAATCTTTTGGAGATATATCTATTATTTTATATCCTTTATCTAAATTATTAAAATATTCAGTAGAAACAATTGGAAACAATATTGGTAATTATGTAAAGACAAAATTAAAAGGCAAAGTAAATTTTTCTGTTTTACAAGGATTCTTAAATTTTTTCCTAGGAGATGATTATTATTTTTTATTATTAAAACAAATGTTGAATGATAAATTTTATAATTTTCAAATTTCTTCTAAAACCATTATGGTTGAATATTCATCTCCTAATACAAATAAACCTCTTCATATAGGCCATATAAGAAATAGTTTAATAGGGGAATCTATTTCAAAAATACTAAAAAAAGTAGGTTATAATGTTAAAAAAGTTCAAATAATTAACGATAGAGGCATACACATCAGTAAATCAATGGCAGCATGGATAAAATTTGGTAATAATCAAACACCAACTACAATGAAAATTAAAGGAGATCATTTTGTAGGAAAATATTATCGTTTATTTGAAACAATAAATTGTGTAAATGGGATAAAATATTTAAATGATGATAATAATAAACCAACTAAAAAATATAGTTATTCTTATATGATGAACTTAGCAAGATCATTGCTAAAAAAATGGGAGGATGGAGATGATAAAATAATGAAAATTTGGAAAATGATGAATGGATGGGTTTATTATGGATTTCAAGAAACATACAAAAAGTTAGGAATTAATTTTGATCATATAGAATATGAAAGTAAAATTTATAATTTTGGGAAAAAAATAGTTAAAGAAGGAGTTAAAAATGGAGTTTTTATAAAAAAACAAGATGGTTCTATTTGGATTGATTTAACAAAAGATGGATTTGATAAAAAATTGTTATTACGAGCTGATCAAACTTCTGTATATATAACACAAGATATAGGTACTGCAATAAATAGATTTAAAATATATAACTTAGATAAGTTAATTTATATTGTTGGAAAAGAACAAGAATATCATTTTCAAATTTTATTTAAAATTTTAAATAAATTAGGATATACATGGGTCAATAAATTAATTCATCTATCTTATGAAATGGTAGTATTACCAGAAGGGAAAATGAAATCAAGAATAGGCAATGTAATAGAAGCAGATAAATTTATTTCAGAAATGATTTCTTTTTCTAAAAATTCTTGTTTGAAAAGAATAAATTCAAAAAAAATGAATAAACAAGAAAAAATAAAATATTTTGAAGTACTAGGATTAGGTGCTATTAAATATTATTTTCTTCAAATAGATCCTAAAAAAAAAATCATTTTTAATCCTGAACAATCTATAGATTTTAAAGGGAAAACAGCACTTTATATTCAATATACATATTCTAGAATTCGTTCTATAGAAAAAAAATTTTTTGATTATTGTTTTTTGACAAAAAATGAAAATTTATTAAATGTAAAATTGGATATTTATGAAAAAAATATGATAAAATTAATGTATCAATATCCTGTTAGATTAATAAAATCAGCAAAAGAATTAAATCCATCTATATTAGCAAATTATGTTTATAATGTAGCTAAACTTTTTAATAATTTTTATCAAACTAAAAAAATACTTAATCCATCAAATATACCATATAGCAATATGTGTATAAATATTATTTATGTTGCAGGAAATATTTTGAAATATATAATGAATTTATTAGGAATAGAAGTTATTGATTATATAATATAA